The Henningerozyma blattae CBS 6284 chromosome 7, complete genome region TCGCATCATCAGACTTCCGTCTCGTCTAGCGTACCTGCCATATGACCGATTCATTAAGTAACGTTTATTGTCCCTTAGATATTTCCCAAATAGCATTTGTTGAAGATTCTTCGGACTCTTCTGATTATAACAATGATAtcgataatgataataataatgaagagGAAGTTGACATGATAAATAAACTAAATCAAATGAACATTAATAATCATCtcataaattataataacaataactatactaataacaacaacaataataataacagtaATTTCACCatattaagaaataattctaatccGAATGTTGTGacaaattataattatagtTATTTATCCAAAAGAAATAcacaatataataataacatcCATACAAACCTATTAGGTAAGACTTTACAAAAAACTTCTTTTCAAAGAccaaaaaattcttcatatCAAAGATCAAATTCAAGTGATACCAGTAGTTTTCATTCTATAagttcaaattcaaattcaaattctttaccTTTCGAAAACAATCATACAAAAGGTTATGTTACCAAGAGAAGACCCTCCAATGTTTTTGATATTcaatcaaagaaaaatccATCATTAAAGCCTGACTTAAACCATTCAAGTTCATTCGATTGCTTAGATTTAGATTCTTCACcaacaaattcaaaaaataataaacatttatcaaatcaaaatcattataattatttgaatactAATGATTGGAAAAATTTCGATTTATCATCAGATccttcaaattttttaaatgataattttaatgcCCGCCAACatttattatcttctttaaaaaattcgaATTCGAATTCgaattcaaatcaaaattcaataacaGCATCTTTAagttcaaattcaatttccgtttcaattaataactcaataatttcaaattcaaattctatATCATACCctacaaatacaaatgatGGTCAAAttcataaaataaaaagtacAGAACAATCTTCTATGCAAGATTCTATTCTATCAAAAGGAAATAATACAACTTCATTTTCAGGTACCAAGATTCCCAATTCTCAAGAGCTAGAACATTTTACTTCACTTAAATCTTCTTCGTTTGACcatgaaaaattgaattccaagaaaattgttattaaaaatttgatcTCTACGGCtgttaataatgataatattaatgaaacaaCTAATGAAATAATCAATGAAATCACTAATAACAGTATCCCTAACAGCATCCCTTCAAAAAGTATTACTTCAAGATCAGAAATAACTGATATAACGACTTCTTTTGATGGAATAAGATATAAAATAGTACTACAATTAAACCCAAGGGAAATTCAACTACTTCGCGATTCTTGGGCTTTAATGTTAAGCGAAGAAACTCCACCAAATAcattttcttattattatcataaaCTGATCGGTGACCCAAAGAGAAATGCCCGGAGATCaactttacaaaataaatcagatgatgaagaattaatgaCAAATAATGTTCCTAGATCGAATAATAAGTTAGATTCTAACGATCCACTTTCAAATGTCCCAATTAAAAGAGGCCCTACTTTCACCACAGGATCATTATTTTGCCATCAATTCTATGAAAATCTTGTTGCTATGGATCCTGAATTAGAACAATTATTTCCCACATTAAAACATCAATCTTCCGCATTTGCAGGCGTCTTGAATAATGCTATgttaaatttagaaaatttagaaTCTATGGAAGGTTATCTAAGTAATTTAGGGAAGAGACATTCTAGAATCTTTGGTATTGAAACCCCCTATTTCGAACTCTTGGGTGTGGCTTTTTTAAAGACTTTACAGGATCGTGTTGGATCCTTATACACATTTGAATTGGAAAGAACTTGGTCAAGACTTTATTCATATCTTGCTAATtctattttacaatttggAATTGATCCAGTTTTGAAGATTGATacaaaaaatcaaaatgtAGAATTTCCAATTCCAGATCCGGAACAAAATACAAAGACAACAATCTCTAGTTATTCTGATAaagatcaattaaatttttataaaaacaaaataattagattaaaagaagaaactTCACATCCTTCAATAACCAAGACGAAATCAGAACCAATAAATGAACCCAATATAACTATTAAATCATCTTCGTGGGATAATGAGATGAATAGAACCAAAGAAACACAACTGAAGAATGGGAAAAATATACttgattcaaattctttaaatgattctaataaaaatagaaacattaagcaattaaatcaaaatacgTCTGGATTGAATTCAACCACAGCTTTAGCACAGCCAAAccttcaaaataaaaaagattcGAAAAAACTATGTATCATAATGTGAAACCCACCACTAATACTTAGACAATATAAACATTTGCTACTATTCTATTCCACATTCgaaacaattattattagctaTTACTTCAAACTTGCAtcctttattattattattttcccCTATATTTATGACCCTTCTACAATCACCTTAATTTTTGCATTTacatattaatatttctttataaaaataaatttcattatataaaattaaatatagtCATGCTTCTAAAAAAGTATGATATCaactaatttttaattacaCTTCCTATCAACATTTTATCACATTTTATCacattttatatataaatatatatatattatttaatatccACTTCTTAACTAATatataagaaatattatatatcttACAGAATTTTAATTACTGTCCAAGTTGACGCGTTTGGAAATAGgctcttttaattcttaaGTCCGCGGAATTAAGTTAATCGTACGCGTAAAAATTTGTACGAAACAGGATATTTTGGATAAAAAATCCACGACGCGTCACGAAAATGCATCCGCAATTAGGCTCTCATAGGAATGAAATATCGAGAAGTTAATCTAAAGAATATTGAACAACTCATAACCACGATCTCATAACTACTATTTGGGTTCTTCACCAATAGATCCGAAATCACAAATCGTGGTCAACCCAATAAGGTATAATAATTAACGTGAACTGCTACCAGTCAGTGCGAGGTTTTTTACTAGTCATTGGCAACAACTTTATTGAAGTTTATCAATCCTTATACTTTTCGCTTAGAATACTCATTGTTCTACTATTCTAAGTGTATCGTctattttttaactttcaACGTAATATTCCTTAGAAATAGATATATTGAAATCTTTAGTTTCTATTGTGATAGTTgcttttcaaatatttaaccCAACGAACAAAAGTTTCATACATTTTCTATATCGAATAACACCTCGAACTACGGACATTTATTACAGTTGTAAAGTATATACAAACATTAATTACCAAGAAAAATAGATACCCCATCGCATCGTagattctaaaaaaaatattgaaaaaaaaaaatattattggaCAGTATCgttgaatatatataatattccattaaatttgttttgtttccagattttttattcatttggtttttttttgcttctGAATATACCTCGATAATTGCTTGTACCTATCataagaatatttgaaCGATGGCTGAGGAAAATTCGTTTCTGGACTCATCCTTCTATACTTCAGATACATTAAGTACAGTAGATCATGcaagaaattttagaaattcaCTGATCTTAGAAGAACTATCTCAAAGAGATTTGACCGCTGcatttaatgatgaaaaagatACCATTCAAACTcaaacaaatttaaaacttgCTCATACTAATAAGGACGgtgaaaataattctccATCTCAAACAACTCTAAGAGAACCAAATACTACAAAAACAATCCAAATATCGTCATCTCCTTCTTTAAGTGCCCTAAGCAACCTTTTAAACGAAAAGTCTAAGATTGCTGATCAAAAAATGAGAAATAGTATGCTATTAGATACCTCcattattgaagaagatgaagatgttGAAGATGGCTATagtaaagaatttttaaatctacCTGCATATGAAGAAGTACAAGTAGATAATTTTGGTTCAAACATCTATAGAAATAGTagcaaaaataattcaacaTCTCCAAATCTTTTGGACATTGACGGCCTTCATAAAATTCAAGTTCCCATACCATCTTCAAATTTCCCAATAGCAAGCCTTGAACAACCCGATTTCCTTACAACTCCTAGAGTGGAGCCTCCGAAAGCTGCTGTTATTGCTAGGATTCATTCACCTAGTAAACTGTTTTCGAATAACTTACTCtctaacaataacaataaccAACCTTCATTTGAATCAGAACTGTATTTGAACCCTTTAAGCAGATCTCATTCACCTGTCGCAGTTCCAATAACTACTGCACCTATTGGTAATGCAACTGCTATCTCCTCATACTCGTCTTCTCCAAACAGGTACCTAGATTTGAAACtttcttctaaatcttcttcaGCCACTCCAAGTCAGTGTGATAactcaaatatttataataatcaagGCAgtagtaatattaattatagtTCTGAAGAACGTTCAACTTCAACTGATTCTAACCAGCAATTGAATAGACATTTGAACTCACCAATTCCAACACCAGCTACAACACCCTTAAAAGTTTCAGATTCAAAGAAAACACCCAACAAAAATAGAACAAGAAATGGGAGTATTTCCACAACCTCAACTTTGAATACAACACCTTCCTCTTCaaggaaaaagaaaggtcttttttcatttttgaagaaaaagcCATCCCAAAATGACATTCCAACTGTAAGCCATAATCAAAAACAACAATACAATTCCAATCATTCTTTACCCACATCTTCAACATTTTCAGTTTCACAAACTTCATTAAACTCTAATACGTCTACCCCAGAAAAACTACAGAAAAAATCGCACAGCAGCAATAGCATATTTAGTTCTTTCAGGAGAAACAGGGAGTCCTCAAATGACTCAAGTCAAGCAAAGAGAATATATCATTCTAACCACCAAAATCAACAACAATCTCATAATAACGCTAAGAAAAATAACgctaagaaaaataatgacGAAACTATTGcttctaataatacaaGTGCTGCAAATAGCATAATAAGCAGCACACATATAACTAGATCTCGAACAGCTTCAAACGCAAATGTAAATACAATTCCCAAAATTTCTTCTGCAAAGACTAACTCAACTAGCAATAGCCCATATGTTAATAATGTTATTCCTCTTTCTTCCTCATCTTCATCCTCACCTATTAAAAGGGACGGCACTTCAAATCGGAGAAACATTACACCATTAGCCTTTGATTTAgcaatgaagaaaaatcaaTCATTCGatgaagataatgataCTGACAACCagatatcttttaaaactaCCTCCTCAGATGTTGAAGTAAATACAGTTCCTATCACATATCATCCAAACATTCCcgaattaataattgaagGAAGTAccactaataataaaaaagcaaaatCTTATGACCAGTTAATTAATTCTCCCAGTGATCAGCATAATATAATTGCGACTAAAAATACCAATAGGAGTACATCACAAAGTAAGGGATTATTTGAACGTCCCCTTGGTCAGCAAAACGCTCAATCATTTAAGAACGTATCGATCactgatgatgattttttccaaaaacCTCAAAATCCCTTTCAACCAAGAGCTGATTATGGTGAATCTTTATTCCCTAAAACATTAGACGAACAAGAAGTTGAATCAATTATCTCCTTAGAAAGAACAAGATCCATtaaaagtaataatagaaattcCATTGCTTCCTATAGAAAATCAAGTGATAATTACTCActtaaaaatcaaaatgaaGGCATGATTGTAACTGAGCCTACTTCAATTGTCCTTTCCACGCCTGACTTGACTAAATCTCCAGCCAGCAGCATTTTGAAAAGTGGAAAGTTCGAAAATGCAGATACTTCATCAAATTTCTCCGGAATGAATGAAAGTACTGGATCTTTATTTACTGGTGAAGCTCAATTTTCTCAACCTTCtcaaagaaataatatttcaaatttgcAAGATATCAGTACTAATGTTGAAAGCAACTTTTCTTTTACATCAAGTGATGAGCAGGTTCAAGGCTTAAACTTACATTCTGAACCATTAGGCTTAGAAGCTGATACAGAATTGATGTCTGATATTATGGAGTTTGCAGACCTAATTGACTTTGGTGATTCCATGAATTTTGGTGACACCGTTGATTTTGCTGAGTCTTTGAATTTTACTTTAGATCCCGTTGATAactcaaaaattaatattgtatTAGAGGAACCTGTGACGAGAGAACCTCACTCttccaaaaataattctacaaTGAACGAAGCTCAACATATAAAAAAGAGCCAAACGATTGATTCTAATTATTGGGATAAGTCTAGCAAAATGGATAGCAATAAGCAAGAATCAAGTAATGATGCCAACGCTTCAAAAGTGTCAATATCTACTACTTCttataaagatatttcaGATACAGAACAACCTCCACCAAATTACTTTTATGAATACCCAGatagcaataatattaattctacTGAAGAAGTAAATCACAATCCTTTTTCGTATGATCCAATCCAAGAACCATTTCAAACTTTCCCTAGTCAATCATCTGATAACGCTAAAACTCAATTGAAAccaaatataatttctgACGTTGAAAATGACACAGAGAATAATGATGTAGAAAGCCttcaacaaaataatgCATACTTCCCAGAAACACAAATTAGTAGGCCGATTTCTATGTCTTTCAAGGGCTTACGAGCACCAACGTATAATACTTCAAATACTCCTTCTATGATAAATTCCGTCCATGCTGACAAACAagatcaaaaaattaatccTACAAGTGATTCTAAAATGAAAGCcattaatgaaaaacaTAAAGTTAAAGTTGATTTTTCTCAAAATGTAATTTTATTCGAAACATATAGTCAGTTTGAATATGACCGTAAACCTGAAGTTGCTACTTGTAATTTACTGACTCCTCAATTGGctcaattaattaaatcagagctaaatgaattaaaaagtGAAATGGAGGTTCATATAGATTCTAGATGCTATAcccatttttattaaagacaattatcaatttaatAACTAATATAACAAAAATCCTTTTCTGCATTAACGTATaacattattttaaatggagaaatatatataatacacAATTTATGGTTATCCTCTATAAATTAGTTCGCGGATAACTTGAATTCacttatataaattttagtcatatttaaaaatatatctcaaaataaaatatattccataatatatcaatacaatagtatttatttttcttcctaatgaataaaaaaaaaacagtaTATTAATAcatatttctattataaaaacaataaaaaacagtatttataatataccATATATGCACACATCATACAATTTGAAGTTGCATGGCTTGTACTGTATTTAGttctataaatttaaaattttggtACTGGGTATAATTGCTTTTCATTTACTCCTCTTAAGTCCATTTCACTTAAACCAACAGTGGATCCAAATTTCTGGAATCGTGCCATATAATGCTCCCTTTTTTCCTGAGCCATACGGATTAATGCAGGCCAATATTCTTCATGGTTATATGTAAAATCAATATAGCCGCCATACAATTTATCTAATTGCTCTTTGGGAACATATTTAACAAATGGTTCATCAAAAACTAGTTTTTCTCTCGTCATTGAATCAATGAAAGGATAAattagttttaaaaatgacCAAGCCAACCATGGAATATTTGTTACTAATGCTTTACCCAATCTCTCAGGGTAATGAGTTTGCAAAACATGCAAGACTTCCTTCCCTATACCAATTGGTGGGATAATACTATTACCCTGTACTTTTGGAACGTCTGGataatctttaaaatctaTAAGTAAAGCTAAAGAATCTTGCCCAACTGgcataaaattaattactCTTTCAAGCATAAACACTAAATGTTGAACTTGAACATGCGAATTTTTAGTATTTTGCCTACCGGGTTTCAAATATAGCAATGGGCGACCATTGTTCTCGTAACCAAGTATAACTTGTTTCCCAGTTTCATTTTCATGTTCTACAAGGTCTGCAGTTAACTTATCACCATTTTCTTCACCAACATTACTTATTCCAAATTCCCTTCTCCAAGAAATAGATAGCGTTATTCTTTCAATAGCATCATTCAGTACCCACTTAGTGGCTCTTAAATATCTAAGAATGCATTCTTTGGATAACCAAGCCTTTTCGCAGTCAGTTAAAACTGATGCAGGAATTTTGGCTTTTTCTTGGTCGGGTATTTCCAATAAAGGATTGCTGAAATGctttaaaacttttaaatacATTTCATTTTGACTATCTGTTAAATCTTTTTGCTTTGGGGGTATTATCGATTTAGGTAAATTCTCAATAGGAacagatattttaattaaggCACTTTCTGGGATAActtctttctctttttttttcaataaatttttgaacATTTTACAATgctaaataatataattatgcaatattaaaatttttcagtataaaagaaagtaataatttatttttctttctttttaagCAAAAACAAAGTATGGtctaaatttcaaataaaatatggttaaatattaatgcttgaaatatttatcatttatatttgacGTTTagacaaaaaataaaatttattctgaaaatatttaattataacCCAACGGttcttaaatattcaatgaCTTATTACTGATTTTTGACACCTATTTTTCTTCACATATAGTATAAACAATATGTTCTTTAAATCAGTGGTTTTCGATACACGTCAGATTTGGTAAATTTTGTGAAACTTTTTTGGCTTTTTTGCAAAATTATCTTCACTtgacaaaatatttcactGTTTGAGTAATTGATGAGATGGAATTTTTCACTTATACGAGTTAGAAAATTAAACGACTTAAACAACCgataaaaaaagtaatgcgcgaaaatgcaaaaatttggaaatttcTGGACCCTACAGGTTCGAATCCCAAGCATTTCAGAATATAAGTTGTGGAATACTTTCAATTTATGATAGTAGTGATATATACTTTAATACAAGTACATGCaaagtttataaatatGGATAGAATTacaataaaagaataagaTCCTGTAAAAGGAAATACAATGGCTGGAAGCACTCTCACCGTCTGTTTTTGCGCCCTTTTAAGTTTGATCTCACCTTACTGGGTGGAGCAGCATGACCTAAGCTCTTGACATGTAAGAACAACTTATTTCTAGTATCAAATCCTTGACCACATGTACCACACACTTCCGTACCATATGATGAATGCAGAGGTTGTGTGTTTAGTAAAGGAATAGGAATTTGAGAAACGGGATCCGAAGAACTCTTCTTGTTGTTCTTCTTATCCTTTTTTGACTTAgcttttttcttctttgaaGTGGACCAGTCATCATCAGAGAGGTCGCTAGTAGATGCATTAAGAGATGCTAACAATTCACTTATTTTGTCACCTGCATCAAGTATATTATTCTCGACACTTGGCTCTGTAgacttttcttttttcaagaGCCTTTTTTTAGCTTCTCTTCTTCTAGCTTTCTTCCCTAATATTGGTAAAGTATCTTCATCAGAATTATAAACATCATCAACttcaatattcaaattccGAAGATTAGTAGCTAAATTAGTGTAGGAATTAGTTGTATCAGATTTACTTATTTCATCTGTTGAAGTATTAGATggattttctaaaatttcatcaatatcttcatcactTTCCATTTCTGCTAGCTGTCTTTCAATCTCAGCAAGCTCTGCATCGACATCTACACCTATTATATCGGTATCAAACTTTTGCTTACTATCATCATGTTTATTACTAATAGGTGTGCTAGGACTAGAATAATCATCGAGTAACGATTCTTCCTCATCAGctgatttaaattcatctAAATCAGATAAGCTATCTAATCCAAATTCGATATTCTCctttttcatttgtttttgaattttataaaCGTTCTTTTTATGCATTCTAGTACTCAAATGATTTTCTAATTGCTTGAGtgatttaaagattttattaCAGATGTCACATTCATAAACAATCACTTCTTCTTCCCCAGCTAAAGTAGAACtttctttaaattgatCAATATCATGCAGCTCTGAATGATTCAAGTCGATATcctttttttgattattgTCATAGTGTTTTTCTAAATCTGCCCAATTAACAGTATCTGCTGATTGCCATTCTTGTTCTTCGTACTTTTCAGCAGCTAAAGAGTCTTTCGAACGGTCCTTTGTggtttcatttttcaatttctcttttctttttctttcttcatCCAAATGtttcttatatttttttattctagGATCAAGCTTTTTAACAAAATCAACAAATCTTCGAActgttttattatattcatttcttGCCTTTTGTCttgatttttcatttctctTATGAACTTCTCTCTTAGTTTTTCTGTCATAAGTTGGTAAATACATATATTCATCTTTccaattaaatgattttagTGTATTAAAGCCGGACCACCGTTTATAAAAtacatttaaataatcataatcTGTATTGGAGCAACCAAACACAGGTAAAAAATAGTACGTTTCATCTTCTTTTATTCTATCAATAACTGAAGTACAAGTATTCTCAAAcccatttttaattaaatctattTCAAAGTTAAAATCCTGATATTTATCGAAGTTCTTTAGACTCAATCTCTTACCGTTATTAACCTCATCATTTGATAAACGgctaaatattttacttattatttgataaatccCAGCTGGAGAATCATCAATTCTGGTATATAAGGAACTATTGAAGAACATCAAAACTTCATCTGTAGTAACACCTGTTACTATTGAATCCACTTCATATTCATCTTCTAGTGGCGTATCATTGAGAATTTGTTGTTTATGTGAATCATACCAAGCTCTCTCCTGAGGATCAGACAAAACTTCATATGCTGCTCTAATTTCTGAAAATATTGCTGTTGCTTCTTCAGGGTTCTCACGATTTTTATCGGGGTGGTATTGTAGTgctttttttctatatgcctttttcaattctaaaTCACTTGCATATTCACTGACTTCCAAGAGTTCATAATAACATGTTTTCATCTTAGGATTAGAGGATAGTAGAAAATGtagattttaataatgcaaCCACTGTCATGCATTTATAGTATTAACTAAGATAAAAAAGACGAATTCAAGTttctaattaaaaaatttgatttaattttttttttacgtCATCTCGAGTTTGTTAACAAACAATTTTCGGACTAATTTATATATCCGTTCGAATCTCGGGAAAATTCTAAATGTGTTcctattatataaaattatattcttgcatttctatttataatattcatattgAAGTAAACCATTGATATATGTGcatatatttattgatCTTCGAtcttattttctaattcttttaacaTTGAATGTAAATAAGTGGCAATAGGATGCTTCACCGTATTTAGGTCATGGGTATTCATAAACTGGACATAAGCTTCGGTGGTAAAACGTTccatttcaaaatatcGATCATGCAGTTTGAAATGTATACggttaataaattttagaaatattaccCTTTctaaatgaatataaattgTTATAAGAGGCATTTTATAAGAAAATTTGTCAAATGGGATTTTCAAtgaaacaataatatttttcaatgcaTTTTGAAGTTGAATCATTGTCAATTCATCTACTTGATCAAGTTTTAAGTTCTCTATCAGGGAATTACTACCGTCTCCCTTGAATGTGTTGCGAATGTTATTTTCGGTTATTCTCAGAGATTTATCTCCAGTTAATTTTTCCAGTTTTTTGGTTAGctcattaatattttctgatTGAGCGTTAAGCTTGTTATTAAGTGCTTCAACTTCAGTTTCTTTGACTACTAAAATTGACTGTaaaattccaattcttGAAATCTCATTTTGCATTGTATGTTCCATATCGGACatatatttcaaacaaCTTGATAATTGTTCTGTAAGTTCTTCATTACAATTATCCTTCTTCAAAAGTAATGATTTCagattaatttcattttgagTCTCAGTCTTCAACAACTTATCCTggaaattaattcttttagtTTCACTGACTTCATTTTCCTTTTTGATGTCAGttagtaatttttttgtgcTAGATATTTCAGTATTAAAGATATCTGTTGATGCAGCAAGATTTTCTATTCTTTCCAAATGTGcattttgattttctaataatgagTTTAAAGAAGTTATTACCTTTTTACTCATGTCACTGATTTTAGGGAAAGAAACTTtcatttcttcaatatcttcTGTAATAAACCCTGAAGTTTTGTAAAGCTTTGAAAACATGTCATTAAAGTCTGAGTTCTTTATCtgagataatttttttataaatatcattGGATCATTATCGTCTTGGATTAACTTATCAAAAATGGGTTTGTCATATAGTTCAAAAGAGCGAAGAAAATTGTATGCAATTTTGATAACATTAGTTAACTGCACCttattttgtattaattCTGAATTTTGTTGTTTATAATTACtagtttctttttttagctcttttaattcttcagaTTGACTTTTAcagtttctttttaaatgtAAAATTATGATTCTAGAGGAAGATAATTGGTTTTCAACATTTCTTACTTCAGTTGTTAGAGTTGTCTTCTGAACTTCACTTTCATAGgcttttaatttgtttttctcAACGAGTTTTCTTATTTCTTTACTTTTAACgctaaatattttatgttggttttgaataatattaactAATTTTGGAAGATAACTCTTGAAATTAActactttttctttatatgcacttaattctttattattaattttaagtTTGCTAGATATCATTTGTAATTCTTTTGAATAAGTAAGTTTATCTTTCTCAAGAAGTTCTAACCTATCTGtaagaattttattttctaaaagaatatttttcaatttttcttcagtattttcattttgtctttttaaatgatatagttcattatttactgattttaaaatatcttgacttttttcatatttgcTTTTGTatgcatttttttcttcttctaatttctttaaattggCATTTAATTCTCTTTTCGAAGTCTTTAAGGTGgttatttcttttctcaTCATTAATCTGCGACTGTCAAACTTGTCTAATTGCTTAATTCTTTCCTCCAATATATGCACTTTTTCATTTAGTAAAgctgaattatttaaatctattTGTGGCAACATTTTTCCATTATTGGGCAATGATGTAAATAGATTAGTAggaatattttcatttagtTTCCAATTTGGCATTGAAATACAATATACAGATTGGTTAGATTCACTTTTTGCGGAAGTAATTTGTACTGGTACGATAAATGTATGTTCTTGAGATTCAAAATGGGAAGATATATTGCAATTAATAACATTTCCCtcaaattgatttattaatggagaaattttattaccaATGTGCCTTGTTTTTGGATGAttgcatttttttatattttcaattttattacgGCTATGTTCTTCACTATTCAGTCTTATAGAATTTGTTTTggttttaatatcattccACATGTTACTTGGCTCTTTCATCAGGCACAGCATTTGGGTAtctgaaatattttggttCATTGCCCCTTCTTCCTTACCAATTTTTGTGCTAAACTGAGGATAATTTGGAGTTTCATCTTTGAATGCATCTTGTTTATTCAAATCAGTACCTCTTAGAATACGATTATCAGATTTATAAGTTCTTTCGTTATTACTAATATCTTCATAGttatcttctttatttgCGGCAT contains the following coding sequences:
- the TBLA0G00160 gene encoding CRAL-TRIO domain-containing protein (similar to Saccharomyces cerevisiae PDR16 (YNL231C); ancestral locus Anc_2.12), with product MFKNLLKKKEKEVIPESALIKISVPIENLPKSIIPPKQKDLTDSQNEMYLKVLKHFSNPLLEIPDQEKAKIPASVLTDCEKAWLSKECILRYLRATKWVLNDAIERITLSISWRREFGISNVGEENGDKLTADLVEHENETGKQVILGYENNGRPLLYLKPGRQNTKNSHVQVQHLVFMLERVINFMPVGQDSLALLIDFKDYPDVPKVQGNSIIPPIGIGKEVLHVLQTHYPERLGKALVTNIPWLAWSFLKLIYPFIDSMTREKLVFDEPFVKYVPKEQLDKLYGGYIDFTYNHEEYWPALIRMAQEKREHYMARFQKFGSTVGLSEMDLRGVNEKQLYPVPKF
- the JJJ1 gene encoding Jjj1p (similar to Saccharomyces cerevisiae JJJ1 (YNL227C); ancestral locus Anc_2.15), coding for MKTCYYELLEVSEYASDLELKKAYRKKALQYHPDKNRENPEEATAIFSEIRAAYEVLSDPQERAWYDSHKQQILNDTPLEDEYEVDSIVTGVTTDEVLMFFNSSLYTRIDDSPAGIYQIISKIFSRLSNDEVNNGKRLSLKNFDKYQDFNFEIDLIKNGFENTCTSVIDRIKEDETYYFLPVFGCSNTDYDYLNVFYKRWSGFNTLKSFNWKDEYMYLPTYDRKTKREVHKRNEKSRQKARNEYNKTVRRFVDFVKKLDPRIKKYKKHLDEERKRKEKLKNETTKDRSKDSLAAEKYEEQEWQSADTVNWADLEKHYDNNQKKDIDLNHSELHDIDQFKESSTLAGEEEVIVYECDICNKIFKSLKQLENHLSTRMHKKNVYKIQKQMKKENIEFGLDSLSDLDEFKSADEEESLLDDYSSPSTPISNKHDDSKQKFDTDIIGVDVDAELAEIERQLAEMESDEDIDEILENPSNTSTDEISKSDTTNSYTNLATNLRNLNIEVDDVYNSDEDTLPILGKKARRREAKKRLLKKEKSTEPSVENNILDAGDKISELLASLNASTSDLSDDDWSTSKKKKAKSKKDKKNNKKSSSDPVSQIPIPLLNTQPLHSSYGTEVCGTCGQGFDTRNKLFLHVKSLGHAAPPSKVRSNLKGRKNRR